A stretch of the Ctenopharyngodon idella isolate HZGC_01 chromosome 14, HZGC01, whole genome shotgun sequence genome encodes the following:
- the vgll1 gene encoding transcription cofactor vestigial-like protein 1: protein MMEEDLGSPVAKIKEESGSVLLTYFQGDINSMVDEHFSRALGKATKPKGECSTIKRNHRSAQTNGRESSQWEEQSQTKYQPMFPPEHLRLGTSSESQSNHHMSPNLPANSAVLWSGDSRQGTSLALPPMTYPLAVSSDGLMVAEQQYSNSLLNLLHNDRADMSTVMVPSSKQEFTSGWTKYPGFCDQMTCDINLNSGVQVIEKKDLYWY from the exons ATGATGGAGGAGGATCTAGGAAGCCCAGTGGCTAAGATTAAAGAGGAGTCCGGTAGTGTCCTTCTCACTTACTTCCAAGGAGACATCAACAGCATGGTGGATGAACATTTCTCCCGTGCTCTAGGTAAAGCAACTAAACCGAAGGGAGAGTGCTCTACAATCAAAAGAAACCACAGATCTGCTCAAACAA ATGGACGTGAATCAAGTCAATGGGAAGAACAGTCACAAACCAAGTATCAGCCCATGTTTCCTCCAGAACATCTTCGGCTAGGAACAAGCAGCGAGTCTCAATCAAACCATCATATGTCACCAAATCTCCCAGCAAACAGTGCTGTTCTGTGGTCAGGGGATTCTCGGCAGGGTACGAGTCTCGCTCTGCCCCCCATGACGTACCCCTTGGCTGTTTCCTCTGATGGTTTGATGGTAGCCGAACAACAGTACTCTAATTCTCTGTTAAACTTGCTCCACAATGATCGCGCTGACATGAGCACAGTGATGGTACCCTCCTCCAAACAAGAATTCACGTCTGGATGGACAAAGTATCCTGGATTTTGCGACCAGATGACTTGTGATATCAATCTAAACTCTG GTGTACAGGTGATTGagaaaaaagatctttattggTATTAA
- the adgrg4a gene encoding adhesion G-protein coupled receptor G6 isoform X2, translating into MCEGWEVENSVDQNSFPNFTAVLPNVTLNPAVTAPVLSQTTKSPDIGSANITISVSRTSLQTRAMENICSATSGLTSHRDFEDIFYRVYLNLTMSGSITDPKQAIQQWLQETLQKCKMDVLNLVLKGAPKYITTFQVQSSASVNATAAERLIFELLTKGYTNATISISVPTGEVKVNHIDPGHCPEEFMLTVYGIYTWPAMTAQSQYDMGCEQGDESATRFCKLNGATDRAVWDPPDMSKCIRTVDFDYLENITVTADNSADIVDMIGDLLREQNGLNGAQLHIVLEKLSKVTEVGTLTKDLSSSITNIVSDICNIKTDLTQVTNKILYITDLMGDRTVFTGDAHNMTAPSLALQLINPDTSQFHGLTFEVSSIQNDSIPEIFYDENFTEHPDTGTLAFISLPPAIESFFPNNGARPRVQFHFYGKEKFFEDPTINMALNSYVVSASVTNATVSHLEIPVMVTLRHLENKEDQDTAKCVYWDFNKNNEKGGWNNTGCETMKSNATHTSCSCDHLTHFGVLLDISKTPINPKDERILTVISYLGSGISSIFLGVTLLTYLSFEKLRRDYPSKILINLSVALLGLNMLFLVNSWFASFNSNALCITVAAFLHYFFLATFTWMGLGAINMYLALVKVFNSYVPSYILKFCALGWGLPLLVVSLVLAIDVNSYGAGLSRAPLQEEPTAFCWLRNDVTFYVTVVSFVTLIMVCNICMFAVVLVQIRKMHVNKPASNRKGFLHDLRVVASLTFLLGLTWTLAFVAWGPAKTPLLYLFSLLNSLQGFFIFLFYCLMKDNVRKQWRIHLCCGRFRRNEYSDWSRSVTAGAKAKDGQHVSSPSMKSETTSERKISDTSNSGASHDGVFLTQDRKQ; encoded by the exons ATGTGTGAGGGGTGGGAAGTGGAGAATTCAGTTGATCAAAACTCTTTTCCGAATTTTACAGCTGTATTACCAAATGTGACTTTGAATCCTGCTGTAACTGCACCAGTCTTGTCTCAAACCACAAAGAGTCCCGACATAGGAAgtgcaaatattacaatatcag TATCTCGCACATCATTACAAACACGGGCCATGGAAAATATCTGTTCAGCCACTTCAGGCTTAACTTCGCACAGAG ATTttgaagacattttttataGAGTCTATCTCAACCTAACAATGAGTGGCAGTATCACAGACCCTAAACAGGCTATACAACAATGG CTTCaggaaacactgcaaaaatgcaaaatggaCGTTTTGAATCTTGTGCTAAAAGGAGCTCCTAA GTACATCACTACTTTTCAGGTTCAGTCATCGGCATCAGTCAATGCCACAGCAGCAGAGAGGCTAATTTTTGAACTCTTAACAAAAGGATACACCAATGCTACCATCAGTATCAGTGTCCCGACTGGAGAAGTCAAAGTCAACCATATAG ATCCAGGCCATTGTCCAGAAGAGTTCATGCTCACAGTGTATGGTATATACACGTGGCCTGCCATGACGGCTCAAAGCCAATATGACATGGGGTGTGAGCAAGGGGATGAAAGTGCTACAAGGTTTTG TAAATTAAACGGGGCAACTGACAGAGCAGTTTGGGATCCTCCAGACATGAGCAAGTGTATAAGGACAGTAGATTTTgattatttggaaaatatcacCGTTACAGCTG ACAACTCAGCAGACATTGTGGACATGATTGGGGATCTGTTAAGGGAACAAAATGGTCTGAATGGTGCTCAGCTGCACATTGTGCTTGAAAAGCTGTCTAAGGTCACTGAGGTTGGAACCTTGACCAAAGACCTATCCAGCAGCATTACTAACATTGTTTCAGATATCTGTAATATCAAAACTGATCTCACCCAAGTCACTAACAA AATTCTTTATATTACAGACCTTATGGGAGACAGGACGGTGTTCACAGGAGATGCTCATAACATGACAGCACCTTCATTAGCACTGCAGCTGATCAATCCTGACACCTCTCAGTTCCACGGCCTCACATTTGAAGTGTCCTCCATACAGAATGATAGCATCCCTGAG ATATTTTATGATGAGAACTTTACAGAGCATCCAGACACAGGAACTTTAGCTTTCATATCCTTACCTCCGGCAATTGAAAGCTTTTTCCCAAACAATGGAGCCAGGCCTCGGGTTCAGTTCCATTTTTATGGCAAAGAAAAATTCTTTGAG gACCCTACAATCAACATGGCGCTGAACTCTTATGTGGTGTCTGCCAGTGTCACCAATGCCACAGTGAGCCACCTTGAGATCCCAGTGATGGTCACTCTCCGCCATCTCGAAAACAAAGAG GACCAGGACACTGCCAAGTGTGTCTACTGGGACTTCAACAAAAACA ATGAGAAAGGTGGATGGAACAATACAGGATGTGAGACAATGAAGTCTAATGCCACTCATACGTCCTGTTCCTGTGATCACCTCACACATTTTGGAGTTCTTCTT GATATCTCTAAAACTCCAATAAACCCGAAAGATGAAAGGATTCTGACTGTCATCTCATACCTGGGCAGTGGCATATCCTCCATCTTTCTTGGAGTCACACTTTTGACCTATTTGTCCTTTGA GAAACTGAGGCGAGACTACCCTTCGAAGATCCTTATTAACCTCTCCGTGGCCTTGCTAGGGTTGAACATGTTGTTCCTGGTGAACTCCTGGTTTGCCTCTTTTAACAGCAATGCCCTTTGCATTACTGTAGCCGCCTTTCTACATTACTTCTTTCTGGCTACCTTTACTTGGATGGGACTGGGTGCAATCAACATGTATCTGGCCTTGGTCAAGGTCTTTAATTCATATGTGCCATCATACATCCTCAAATTCTGTGCTCTTGGATGGG GTTTACCTCTGCTGGTTGTAAGTTTAGTGCTTGCCATTGATGTAAATTCATATGGTGCTGGCCTCTCCAGAGCACCTCTCCAAGAAGAACCCACTGCATT TTGCTGGTTAAGGAATGATGTGACCTTTTATGTGACGGTGGTTTCGTTTGTGACCCTGATCATGGTCTGTAATATCTGCATGTTTGCCGTGGTGCTGGTACAGATCCGTAAAATGCATGTCAATAAGCCCGCCAGCAACAGAAAAGGGTTTCTGCATGACCTGCGAGTGGTGGCCAGCCTCACCTTCCTGCTGGGACTTACCTGGACGCTAGCCTTTGTAGCCTGGGGTCCAGCCAAAACACCCCTGCTGTACCTGTTCTCCCTCCTCAACAGTCTTCAAG GTTTCTTTATCTTCCTGTTTTATTGTCTGATGAAAGACAACGTAAGGAAGCAGTGGAGGATACATCTCTGCTGTGGAAGATTCAGACGGAATGAATACTCAG ACTGGAGTCGTTCTGTGACGGCGGGGGCCAAAGCGAAAGATGGTCAACACGTCTCCTCACCATCCATGAAGTCTGAGACTACCAGTGAAAGGAAGATCTCTGATACCTCAAACTCAGGGGCCAGTCATGATGGTGTCTTTCTCACACAGGAcagaaaacaataa